Proteins encoded within one genomic window of Streptomyces kaniharaensis:
- the rpmD gene encoding 50S ribosomal protein L30, which translates to MARLKITQTKSYIGSKQNHRDTLRSLGLKRMHDVVVKEDRPEIRGMAHTVRHLVTVEEVD; encoded by the coding sequence ATGGCTCGCCTGAAGATCACGCAGACCAAGTCGTACATCGGCAGCAAGCAGAACCACCGTGACACCCTGCGTTCGCTTGGCCTCAAGCGCATGCACGACGTCGTGGTGAAGGAGGACCGTCCCGAGATCCGCGGGATGGCCCACACGGTCCGTCACCTGGTGACGGTTGAGGAGGTGGACTGA
- the secY gene encoding preprotein translocase subunit SecY, producing the protein MLSAFARAFQTPDLRKKLLFTLGIMVLFRLGSHIPLPGVSFTAVNECVKETKNSGLFGLVNLFSGGALLQLTIFALGIMPYITASIILQLLTVVIPRLEALKKEGQAGTAKITQYTRYLTIALAVLQGTGIVATASSGALFSGCPLANQIVPDTHVFRIAVMVLTMTAGTTVIMWLGELITDRGIGNGMSLLIFTSIAAQFPSNMWAIKQSGTIGGGWVEFLSVVAVGVIVVMLVIFVEQAQRRIPVQYAKRMIGRRAFGGTSTYIPLKVNQAGVIPVIFASSLLYIPALVVQLTNSQAGWATWIRTNFVKGDHPIYMATYFLLIVFFAFFYVAISFNPEEVADNMKKYGGFIPGIRAGRPTAEYLNYVLTRITWPGSLYLGLIALIPMIALVAFGQQTNFPFGGTSVLIVVGVGLETVKQIESQLQQRNYEGFLR; encoded by the coding sequence GTGCTCAGTGCGTTCGCGCGGGCGTTCCAGACGCCCGACCTGCGCAAGAAGCTGCTGTTCACGCTGGGCATCATGGTGCTGTTCCGGCTGGGCTCGCACATCCCGCTCCCGGGCGTGAGCTTCACGGCGGTGAACGAGTGTGTGAAGGAGACCAAGAACAGTGGTCTCTTCGGGCTCGTCAACCTGTTCAGCGGTGGAGCGCTGCTCCAGCTGACGATCTTCGCCCTCGGCATCATGCCGTACATCACGGCGAGCATCATCCTCCAGCTCCTCACCGTCGTCATCCCGCGACTCGAGGCGCTGAAGAAGGAGGGCCAGGCCGGTACGGCGAAGATCACCCAGTACACCCGGTACCTGACCATCGCGCTCGCCGTGCTCCAGGGCACCGGCATCGTGGCGACGGCCTCCAGCGGCGCGCTGTTCTCCGGCTGCCCGCTGGCCAACCAGATCGTGCCGGACACCCACGTGTTCCGGATCGCCGTCATGGTGCTGACCATGACCGCCGGCACCACCGTGATCATGTGGCTGGGCGAGCTGATCACCGACCGCGGCATCGGCAACGGCATGTCGCTGCTGATCTTCACCTCGATCGCGGCGCAGTTCCCCTCCAACATGTGGGCGATCAAGCAGTCGGGCACCATCGGCGGCGGCTGGGTCGAGTTCCTGTCCGTGGTCGCGGTCGGCGTCATCGTTGTGATGCTGGTCATCTTCGTCGAGCAGGCCCAGCGCCGGATCCCGGTCCAGTACGCGAAGCGGATGATCGGCCGCCGGGCGTTCGGCGGCACCTCGACCTACATCCCGCTCAAGGTGAACCAGGCCGGTGTCATCCCGGTCATCTTCGCCTCGTCGCTGCTGTACATCCCGGCCCTGGTGGTCCAGCTGACCAACAGCCAGGCGGGTTGGGCGACCTGGATCCGGACGAACTTCGTCAAGGGTGACCACCCGATCTACATGGCCACCTACTTCCTGCTGATCGTCTTCTTCGCCTTCTTCTACGTCGCCATCTCCTTCAACCCCGAAGAAGTTGCCGACAATATGAAGAAGTATGGTGGGTTCATCCCGGGCATCCGGGCCGGCCGGCCGACGGCCGAGTACCTGAACTACGTGCTCACCCGAATCACGTGGCCGGGTTCGCTCTACCTGGGCCTGATCGCGTTGATCCCGATGATCGCCCTGGTCGCCTTCGGACAGCAGACCAACTTCC
- the rplO gene encoding 50S ribosomal protein L15, with protein MADQPIKIHNLRPAPGAKTDKIRVGRGEGSKGKTAGRGTKGTKARYQVPQRFEGGQMPLHMRLPKLKGFKNPFKITFQVVNLDKLAELYPQGGEVTVEDLVAKGAVRKNSLVKVLGTGEISVALQVTVDAVSGSAAEKITAAGGTVTELV; from the coding sequence ATGGCCGACCAGCCGATCAAGATCCACAACCTGCGTCCCGCCCCGGGTGCCAAGACCGACAAGATCCGTGTGGGTCGTGGTGAGGGCTCCAAGGGTAAGACCGCCGGTCGTGGTACCAAGGGCACCAAGGCCCGCTACCAGGTTCCGCAGCGCTTCGAGGGTGGCCAGATGCCGCTCCACATGCGTCTGCCGAAGCTGAAGGGCTTCAAGAACCCGTTCAAGATCACGTTCCAGGTCGTCAACCTCGACAAGCTGGCCGAGCTCTACCCGCAGGGTGGCGAGGTCACGGTCGAGGACCTGGTCGCCAAGGGCGCGGTTCGCAAGAACTCCCTCGTCAAGGTGCTCGGCACCGGCGAGATCTCGGTCGCGCTGCAGGTGACGGTCGACGCCGTCTCCGGCTCCGCCGCCGAGAAGATCACCGCCGCCGGCGGTACGGTCACCGAGCTCGTCTGA